Part of the Tolypothrix sp. PCC 7910 genome, TTGTCGAAAACTTCCGCTTAGGAATGCCTCATATTAGCTTTGAGCAAATTGTGAGAGCTTGTCAAATTGCTGGAGCCGACGAATTTATTAATAAATTCCCAGAGAAATATCAAACTATTTTAGGAGAATTTGGTGCCAATATCTCTGGCGGACAACGCCAACGATTGGCGATCGCACGAGCTATTGTCACAGATCCGCCAGTTTTAATCTTGGATGAATCGACTGGTGGACTCGATCCAGTGAGTGAGGGACAGGTTTTAGATCGGCTGTTTGAGCATCGCCAAGGTAAAACCACCATTTTGATTACACACCGCCCCAAAGTAATTAACCGTGCTGATTGGGTGGTTTTACTAGAAAACGGCAAATTAAAACTGCAAGGTTCCTTAAAAGATTTGATATCCCAACCAGGTGACCATCTAGATTTTCTCATTCCTTAGTTAATACTTATTTTCAGAGGGGATATGATATGCTCTACATTCATAATCAGAAAGTCCTACCTGAAGTCCAAGAAGATTTTATTCCTCCTGTGAGTGCTTGGACATCATTAGCAGGAATGTTTCTTGTTGGTAGTGTTGGTTCTGCGATCGCCCTCTCTTCATGGGTGAAATATAATGTCACCGTTAAAGCTCCAGCCAGTATCCGTCCTACTGGTGAACTTCGGCTAGCACAACCGAAAATTGAGGGAACTATTAAACGGATTTTGGTGCAAGAAAATCAAGTTGTTAAGCAAGGAGATATTATTGCTTACCTTGATGATGAACAATTACAAATTAAAAAGAGCCAACTGCAAGGGAATATTCAACAGGGTAGGTTACAGATAAATCAGATTGATGCTCAAATTAATAATTTAGATAACCAAATGCAAGCAGAAAAGACAGTAATTGAGCGGACTGTTGCTGCGGCTGAATCTGATTTATTACGTAACCAAAGAGAGTATCAAGAACGTCAAGTTACAACTCAAACTGACTTACAAGTTGCTGAAGCGAATTTGCAAAAAGCCTATACAGATTTGCAAAAAGCTCAAGCTGATTTAGATTTTGCAAATTTAGACCGCGATCGCTATGAACAATTAGCCGAAACGGGTGCTATTGGTAGGCGAGAATTTGAGCAGAAAAAGTTCTTAGTTGAACAGACAAAAGCTATTGTTGAAGGTGAGAGAAAAGCTGTTGAAATAGCTCAGGCTAAAGTCGAATCAGCTAAATCTGCCATTAATCCCACTGATGCAACAGTCGCAATAGCTAAAGAACGGATTGCTCAAGAAGTTGCTAGAGGTAAAAGCAACATTGCTACTTTAAATAAAGAAAGACAAGCTTTAATTCAGCGACGAGTTGAAATTCAATCCCAATTGATGCAATTTCACAAAGAACTTGAGCAAGTTTTCAATCAACTACAAAACACTGTTATTCGTGCAACTACTGAAGGTACTATCCTCAAGCTCAATTTACGCAATTCCGGGCAAGTTGTGGGTGCTAGTGATGCGATCGCAGAAATTGCACCTAGCAATGCACCTTTAGTAATTAAAGCGATG contains:
- a CDS encoding HlyD family efflux transporter periplasmic adaptor subunit, which encodes MLYIHNQKVLPEVQEDFIPPVSAWTSLAGMFLVGSVGSAIALSSWVKYNVTVKAPASIRPTGELRLAQPKIEGTIKRILVQENQVVKQGDIIAYLDDEQLQIKKSQLQGNIQQGRLQINQIDAQINNLDNQMQAEKTVIERTVAAAESDLLRNQREYQERQVTTQTDLQVAEANLQKAYTDLQKAQADLDFANLDRDRYEQLAETGAIGRREFEQKKFLVEQTKAIVEGERKAVEIAQAKVESAKSAINPTDATVAIAKERIAQEVARGKSNIATLNKERQALIQRRVEIQSQLMQFHKELEQVFNQLQNTVIRATTEGTILKLNLRNSGQVVGASDAIAEIAPSNAPLVIKAMIPTQDIKSVEIGQEVQLRIDSCPYPDYGTLKGVVNTVSPDVITSQNNSTNSPTSSSNVLAASYFEATIAPESLVFGHQKHQCHIQLGMDAKAYIISKRETALQFMLRKARLITDI